A genomic segment from Stappia indica encodes:
- a CDS encoding DctP family TRAP transporter solute-binding subunit, translating to MKKFATAAVAAACLTFAAPALADCDDGEMVIKFSHVVAGSGHPKGDAATLLAKRVNEEMNGKACMQVFPNSQLFDDDKVMEALLLGDVQLAAPSLSKFEAYTLKYRLFDLPFLFNDLSSIDRFAASEPGKELLNSMTDVGFVGLGYWSSGMKQFSANKPLLLPTDATGLKFRIQTSDVAEAMIAAMGANAQKLAFKEVYGALQTGVVDGQENSWSNIYTQKFFEVQDGITETNHQLLAYLLVTSDEWLNGLEPDVRDQFLTIVNEVTVAANAAVAGQEAENRQKILDAGSEIRVLTPEQRKAWVDAMKPVWDKFRGDIGEELIEAAQASNSPS from the coding sequence ATGAAAAAGTTCGCAACGGCTGCGGTTGCCGCCGCATGCCTCACCTTCGCCGCTCCGGCTCTCGCCGATTGCGACGACGGCGAGATGGTCATCAAGTTCAGCCACGTGGTTGCCGGCTCCGGCCACCCCAAGGGCGACGCGGCGACCCTGCTTGCCAAGCGCGTCAACGAGGAGATGAACGGCAAGGCCTGCATGCAGGTGTTCCCGAACTCGCAGCTCTTCGACGACGACAAGGTGATGGAAGCCCTGCTGCTCGGCGACGTGCAGCTCGCGGCCCCGTCCCTGTCGAAGTTCGAGGCCTATACGCTGAAGTACCGCCTCTTCGACCTGCCGTTCCTGTTCAACGACCTGTCGTCGATCGATCGCTTCGCGGCCAGCGAGCCCGGCAAGGAGCTGCTGAACTCGATGACCGACGTCGGCTTCGTCGGCCTCGGCTACTGGAGCTCGGGCATGAAGCAGTTCTCGGCCAACAAGCCGCTGCTGCTGCCGACGGACGCCACTGGCCTGAAGTTCCGTATCCAGACGTCGGACGTTGCCGAGGCCATGATCGCCGCCATGGGTGCGAATGCCCAGAAGCTGGCCTTCAAGGAGGTCTACGGCGCGCTGCAGACCGGCGTCGTGGACGGTCAGGAGAACTCCTGGTCCAACATCTACACCCAGAAGTTCTTCGAGGTGCAGGACGGTATCACCGAGACCAACCACCAGCTGCTGGCCTATCTGCTCGTCACGTCCGACGAGTGGCTGAACGGTCTCGAGCCGGATGTGCGTGACCAGTTCCTGACCATCGTCAACGAGGTCACTGTTGCCGCCAATGCGGCCGTCGCCGGCCAGGAAGCCGAAAACCGCCAGAAGATCCTGGATGCCGGCAGCGAGATCCGGGTGCTTACCCCGGAGCAGCGCAAGGCCTGGGTCGATGCCATGAAGCCGGTCTGGGACAAGTTCCGGGGCGATATCGGCGAAGAGCTGATCGAGGCTGCCCAGGCTTCGAACAGCCCCAGCTGA
- a CDS encoding sigma-54-dependent transcriptional regulator, with protein MDKATVLLVDDEPDLREALAEGLELAGHSVDTFEGASGVFGTLGRDFYGVLVTDIRMPQTDGFDLMRKALEIDPALPVILITGHGDVPLAVQAMRAGAYDFIEKPFPVSRLSTVIERALEKRRLVLENRLLREQLASRTGLEGRLVGRSAAMERLRGLVGALAGTDADVLIIGETGAGKEVVARALHEEGHRREGPFVALNCGGLPAEIIESELFGHEKGAFTGAASQRIGKLEHAHGGTVFLDEIESMPLDLQVKLLRVIETRTIERLGSNRTIPLDVRFLAATKDDLEAAGNAGRFRKDLFYRLNVVTVEIPPLRARKEDIPLLFHHLTREARARYRREIPDVMPAFVSELIARDWPGNVRELRNVADRFVLGLERPGGTGPAGGTAEATVLSERVAAYERAVIAEELAKNGGSLKATYEGLGLSRKALYEKIRKYGLDRTASEGDFPG; from the coding sequence ATGGACAAGGCGACGGTGCTGCTCGTCGATGACGAGCCCGATCTGCGTGAAGCGCTTGCGGAAGGACTGGAGCTGGCCGGCCACAGCGTCGACACGTTCGAAGGCGCGTCCGGAGTGTTCGGGACTCTCGGCCGGGATTTCTACGGTGTGCTGGTGACGGACATCCGCATGCCCCAGACGGATGGTTTCGATCTGATGCGCAAGGCGCTGGAGATCGACCCCGCCCTGCCGGTCATTCTCATCACAGGTCACGGCGACGTGCCCCTCGCGGTCCAGGCGATGCGGGCCGGGGCGTATGACTTCATCGAGAAGCCGTTTCCGGTCAGCCGGCTGTCGACGGTGATCGAGCGGGCGCTGGAGAAACGGCGCCTGGTGCTCGAGAATCGCCTGTTGCGCGAACAACTGGCCAGCAGGACCGGCCTGGAGGGGCGGCTGGTCGGCCGATCCGCCGCAATGGAGCGGCTGCGCGGGCTCGTCGGAGCGCTCGCCGGCACCGATGCCGACGTGCTGATCATCGGCGAGACCGGGGCCGGCAAGGAAGTGGTGGCGCGCGCCCTTCACGAGGAGGGGCATCGCCGGGAGGGGCCGTTCGTTGCGCTCAACTGCGGTGGCCTGCCGGCGGAAATCATCGAGTCCGAGCTTTTCGGCCACGAGAAAGGCGCCTTCACGGGGGCGGCAAGCCAGCGGATCGGCAAGCTCGAGCATGCGCATGGCGGCACTGTCTTTCTCGACGAGATCGAGTCGATGCCGCTCGATCTTCAGGTCAAGCTGCTCAGGGTGATCGAGACACGCACGATAGAGCGGCTGGGCTCCAACCGGACAATACCCCTGGACGTGCGCTTCCTGGCGGCGACCAAGGACGATCTGGAGGCGGCCGGAAATGCGGGGCGGTTCCGCAAGGACCTGTTTTACCGGCTGAATGTCGTCACCGTCGAAATTCCCCCGCTCAGGGCGCGCAAGGAAGATATTCCTTTGCTCTTTCATCACCTGACACGCGAGGCGCGCGCCCGCTACCGGCGGGAAATCCCCGACGTGATGCCAGCCTTCGTCAGCGAGCTGATCGCACGCGACTGGCCCGGGAACGTCCGGGAATTGCGGAACGTCGCCGATCGTTTCGTCCTCGGGCTCGAGCGGCCAGGGGGTACGGGACCTGCGGGCGGCACGGCCGAGGCGACGGTTCTGTCCGAGCGCGTTGCCGCTTATGAGCGAGCGGTGATTGCGGAAGAGCTCGCCAAGAACGGCGGCAGCCTGAAGGCGACCTATGAAGGACTGGGATTGTCGCGAAAGGCGCTCTACGAAAAAATCCGCAAGTACGGCCTCGACCGCACGGCTTCAGAAGGCGACTTCCCCGGCTGA